One window of the bacterium genome contains the following:
- the hisA gene encoding 1-(5-phosphoribosyl)-5-[(5-phosphoribosylamino)methylideneamino]imidazole-4-carboxamide isomerase has product MVVYPAIDLRKGRCVRLVRGEVRDETVYSKEPASMAKLWQLKGAKYLHVVDLDGALTGVPKNLKHVYQIAKAVKIPIQFGGGVRDLSIIKELLDHGIKRVILGTNALSMEFLSKAIKKFGAAKIVGGLDSRDGKVTIRGWKDTTDKPAIEFARELEKAGVKNIIYTDVKRDGLLSGPNFKSIKAIASAVTIPVIASGGVTSLKDITHLKNLEKYGVSGCIIGKAIYTGVLELKQAIVEAGK; this is encoded by the coding sequence ATGGTAGTTTATCCGGCAATTGATTTAAGAAAAGGTCGCTGTGTCAGATTGGTCAGAGGCGAAGTTCGTGATGAGACGGTGTATTCAAAAGAACCGGCCTCGATGGCCAAGTTGTGGCAATTGAAGGGTGCCAAGTATCTCCATGTTGTCGATTTAGACGGTGCCCTGACCGGTGTTCCGAAAAATTTGAAGCATGTTTATCAGATTGCCAAGGCAGTGAAAATACCGATCCAGTTCGGCGGAGGTGTCCGTGATTTAAGCATTATCAAGGAGCTGTTGGATCATGGTATTAAACGCGTTATTCTCGGGACAAATGCCCTGTCGATGGAGTTTCTTTCCAAAGCAATTAAAAAGTTTGGTGCCGCTAAAATTGTGGGAGGATTGGATTCGCGTGATGGAAAAGTTACCATCCGGGGTTGGAAAGATACCACCGACAAACCGGCGATTGAGTTTGCACGTGAGCTTGAAAAAGCCGGCGTAAAAAATATCATTTATACGGATGTAAAACGGGACGGTCTTTTATCCGGACCCAATTTTAAAAGTATTAAAGCGATTGCCAGTGCTGTGACGATTCCCGTGATTGCTTCGGGCGGTGTTACCAGCCTGAAAGATATCACGCACTTGAAAAATCTTGAAAAATATGGTGTTTCCGGCTGCATTATCGGTAAAGCTATTTATACCGGTGTTTTGGAGCTTAAGCAGGCGATTGTGGAAGCAGGGAAATAA
- the hisH gene encoding imidazole glycerol phosphate synthase subunit HisH, with protein MVGIVDYKMGNLHSVQKACAAAGLKSKFISKASEIKKAKAVILPGVGAFGQAMAHLNQQHLVGALKEAAESGKPFLGICLGMQLLFESSEEFGNHAGLGIFQGKVRHFPKKLKVPHMGWNSLIMKKRALLLKGIKEGAYMYFVHTYYCDPKDKDVLLATTAYGIEVAAVVGRNNICATQFHPEKSQAIGLKVYHNLASLLKG; from the coding sequence ATGGTAGGTATTGTTGATTATAAAATGGGGAACCTGCACTCAGTCCAAAAAGCTTGTGCAGCAGCAGGATTGAAATCGAAGTTTATTTCCAAGGCGTCTGAAATAAAAAAGGCCAAGGCGGTAATTTTGCCTGGTGTGGGCGCTTTTGGACAGGCGATGGCGCATTTGAATCAACAGCACTTGGTCGGTGCACTCAAAGAGGCGGCGGAGTCAGGCAAACCCTTTTTAGGTATTTGTCTGGGTATGCAGCTTTTATTTGAGAGTTCCGAGGAATTTGGTAATCATGCCGGGCTGGGTATTTTTCAGGGTAAAGTCCGGCATTTCCCGAAGAAACTCAAAGTTCCGCATATGGGCTGGAATAGTCTTATTATGAAAAAACGTGCGCTGCTGTTAAAAGGAATTAAAGAAGGCGCTTATATGTATTTTGTACATACTTACTATTGTGATCCCAAAGATAAGGACGTATTGCTGGCAACCACGGCATACGGTATTGAAGTAGCTGCAGTAGTAGGTCGAAATAATATATGTGCAACCCAATTCCATCCGGAAAAAAGCCAGGCAATTGGATTGAAGGTCTATCACAATTTGGCAAGCCTGTTGAAAGGTTAG
- the hisF gene encoding imidazole glycerol phosphate synthase subunit HisF produces the protein MLAKRIIPCLDVKDGRVVKGVNFVHLRDAGDPVEQAKVYDRAGADELVFLDITASVESRRTMIRVVERCADNIFMPLTVGGGIRTVHDIRELLRAGADKVSINTTAVQKPELLQKAAQMFGSSCIVLAIDARRREKGRKGWEVFIHGGRTPTGLDAIHWAKQGVALGAGEILLTSMDCDGTQNGYDIELTREISKAVTVPVIASGGAGQLKHLADVLDQGWADAVLAASIFHYGKYSIAQAKRYLARRGVAVRLA, from the coding sequence ATGCTGGCAAAAAGAATTATTCCATGTTTGGATGTCAAGGATGGTCGTGTTGTCAAAGGAGTGAATTTTGTTCATTTGCGGGATGCCGGCGACCCGGTAGAGCAGGCCAAGGTGTATGACCGGGCCGGCGCCGATGAATTGGTTTTTCTGGATATTACCGCCAGTGTGGAAAGTCGCCGGACCATGATCCGGGTGGTTGAGCGTTGTGCGGATAATATTTTTATGCCATTGACAGTAGGCGGCGGGATCAGGACTGTTCACGATATCCGCGAATTGTTGCGGGCCGGCGCTGACAAAGTTTCGATCAATACCACAGCAGTGCAAAAACCGGAGCTATTGCAAAAAGCTGCTCAGATGTTTGGAAGTAGTTGTATTGTGCTGGCGATTGATGCGCGCCGCCGGGAAAAGGGGCGGAAGGGATGGGAGGTTTTCATCCATGGCGGTAGAACGCCAACCGGGCTCGATGCCATCCATTGGGCTAAGCAGGGTGTGGCACTTGGTGCGGGTGAAATTTTGTTGACTTCCATGGATTGCGATGGAACTCAGAATGGATATGATATTGAATTGACACGGGAAATTTCCAAAGCAGTCACCGTGCCGGTGATTGCCAGTGGGGGTGCCGGTCAGCTCAAGCATTTGGCGGATGTGTTGGATCAGGGCTGGGCGGACGCGGTGTTGGCAGCCAGTATTTTTCATTATGGTAAATATTCCATTGCACAGGCCAAACGGTATTTGGCGCGCCGCGGAGTCGCAGTGCGGCTGGCGTGA
- the hisB gene encoding imidazoleglycerol-phosphate dehydratase HisB, producing the protein MTMAVKKRTATVKRKTKETDIQLSVNLDGNGKSGLDTGVPFFEHMLTLLAGHSLMDIQIKAKGDLEVDQHHLVEDIGIALGQALLRALGDKRQLVRYGAALIPMDESLVQVTLDISGRPYLNYQLKLRQKKLGDFDTELVIEFFRALANAAGITVHIIQQTGGNTHHLVEAAFKGLGRALRKAIARDARQKGVPSTKGSL; encoded by the coding sequence ATGACTATGGCGGTGAAAAAACGCACGGCAACAGTAAAGCGGAAAACCAAGGAAACGGATATTCAACTCTCGGTAAATTTGGATGGAAACGGTAAAAGCGGCTTGGATACCGGTGTGCCGTTTTTCGAGCACATGCTGACCCTTCTGGCCGGACACAGCCTGATGGATATCCAGATAAAAGCCAAAGGGGATCTGGAAGTGGATCAGCACCATTTGGTTGAGGACATTGGGATTGCTTTGGGTCAGGCATTGCTCCGTGCATTGGGAGATAAGCGGCAACTGGTGCGCTACGGTGCGGCATTGATTCCCATGGATGAATCACTGGTTCAGGTGACCTTGGATATTTCCGGCCGTCCGTACTTAAATTATCAATTGAAACTGCGTCAGAAAAAATTGGGGGATTTCGATACTGAGCTGGTGATCGAATTTTTTCGTGCATTGGCCAATGCAGCCGGCATTACGGTGCATATTATTCAGCAGACCGGCGGCAATACCCACCATCTGGTGGAAGCGGCCTTTAAGGGGTTGGGGCGGGCACTGCGTAAGGCAATCGCCCGTGATGCGCGGCAAAAAGGTGTTCCCAGTACCAAGGGAAGTTTATAA